A window from Montipora capricornis isolate CH-2021 chromosome 7, ASM3666992v2, whole genome shotgun sequence encodes these proteins:
- the LOC138057077 gene encoding uncharacterized protein, with protein sequence MASSSGTSQEQRRWVVVGIALHEVLIPCLRDKIKSEMTPFYQQTVRNFGLDKQTFGAHHKTYPTTAVHLNYGSINSNATLYGNKAHSYDYCVKDEVSLAKLFMKPFMAQFNAFDQSFDSSAALSVLCGALPFTSVQKLADDVRSNVRNKWAHCNFTDWTEKHYDTCFDLMEALVKNLRVLPIDETRVLGTLNLWRNHGLEICLGTPLDNTLLKTFHKEVQQLSADFLDCKVQSTKIPVTLNLFKTELDRAVALVQEKQSILETTCETLKDIQDMARDEMKETSQEVKILCKAFKDKSISMRRDLDSVIATVNRMPTSEGDFKQVVFDAPDQNKFFAGRASEIKSLERCLPLDKSKQVRMAAICGLGGCGKTTLAIQFAWKYKNEYEGGVFWISMEDDKKFENSVSDLALSLGIYANSFDVTLCKVLTWISKQEKIWLLVLDDVDQFNLSEGMHKVFFGRWKRKASGNILLTTRREPKEVSASLTLEPSCCLQVSPFPEDDAKSFLVARSGINNAAEEEAALNELVRELGSLPLALEQAGAHIKALECSVSSYLEEYKSQRLNLLRQQMAKAPCEYESQARRAVHTTWLLNFEYVKRSLYGDVASRFVQAAAFLAPNEIQEELINGQLLSTDGQSVQSCNLPLMKKHVIGTLTKFSLFRRKRSSTLWLHHLVQEVIRSRLTIEETSSSLIRAVKIVHQAFRNCPSPDRILKDVGTSVLEQPSAHVGNPSLFYLWSKLTTHSSELQYHLKSFLDKNGIGREDKAVVLSQEASRVVYENAIHLSVHGHQEDAKESERFAIQILGSCPSDDETSKDFKNLFPHTLPLPQKLQKTVLYSCHPPTEDQAIITGKEMNSDSASTDDIRLRGNDLFKAGRFREAVEAYTEALEATKDAKQQDPRLFHNRATAHLKLRNFEECLQDSQEYIKLMPNCWKGYSRRALALTGLGMRSWALCSAAIAYHHDKNSCCHYEAFRTEFKDLDSKLEVVESSEQLRRSLERNKDKKFPRRVLLLANTQYEMGNAAVTDWAFTSIMNTTMATLGDKADLLINCIQLSISQGCVFENIEFSAKCRIFIPRDGNAEFYKCTFRNSVSEIPVMAIEGEAKLFECEIRNSKGSGLGVWGPFASVELIKCHISGNGSMDDRYAYGIRAFNRGQLLVNKCHVYGNTRGIWLDEGPIDGVPARGATITDSEIYDNKYEGVVVGGVPGSAVSPFAVMLRNKIYHNGTFGFRATLCINDVLLEGNMVFENLWWGLFVHNNSGGLYKNNEICNNKMGGVMIGKRSPGKPPCVLENNYIHDNCGPAFREGLRPNEGDSFPPEFNVFFEKAIQDRLFGEGMLTDVTLPNMTSAEIKSNQCLRNDLGQTNLTGATGKIYCLFCFRNDVELKTCKSCMTATYCGKECQKQHWKKHKYSCKATGQRSLLKVSLPTYRFPTVMTFRSYPGIGRSGPDYASPSPRDGSRFIVKIQTIEPPPLGGIGSGMISDEQDPIKATMRIYDRSHSVYFCLSGKPQLYHLVMECGMMGLSLNFTKKLYAWAAFEDAKTLRILTHEFPQVQNW encoded by the exons ATGGCTTCCTCATCCGGGACATCCCAGGAGCAGCGTAGGTGGGTAGTGGTGGGAATTGCTCTTCACGAGGTTCTCATTCCATGCCTCAGGGACAAAATTAAGAGCGAAATGACACCCTTCTACCAGCAAACTGTGCGAAACTTTGGCTTAGACAAGCAAACGTTTGGAGCTCACCATAAAACGTATCCAACAACAGCAGTTCATTTGAACTACGGAAGCATCAACAGTAACGCTACACTCTACGGTAACAAAGCACATAGCTACGACTACTGTGTAAAGGACGAAGTATCCTTGGCCAAGCTGTTCATGAAACCTTTTATGGCGCAGTTCAATGCGTTTGACCAGAGCTTCGATTCTTCAGCAGCTCTTTCCGTTCTCTGTGGAGCTTTGCCCTTCACCTCCGTCCAAAAGTTGGCTGATGATGTTAGGTCCAATGTGCGTAATAAATGGGCACATTGCAACTTCACAGACTGGACGGAAAAGCACTACGATACCTGCTTTGATCTCATGGAGGCTCTAGTTAAAAATCTTCGAGTTCTACCTATCGATGAAACTAGAGTACTTGGTACGCTGAATTTGTGGAGGAATCACG GGCTGGAAATTTGTCTTGGCACACCGCTCGATAATACCCTTCTTAAAACGTTTCACAAAGAAGTTCAGCAACTCTCCGCCGACTTCTTAGACTGCAAAGTACAAAGTACGAAGATCCCTGTCACTCTTAACCTTTTTAAGACCGAGCTCGACAGGGCTGTGGCGTTGGTTCAAGAAAAACAGTCTATACTAGAGACAACTTGTGAAACGCTCAAGGACATTCAAGACATGGCACGAGATGAGATGAAGGAAACATCACAGGAAGTTAAAATCCTTTGCAAAGCTTTCAAGGACAAAAGCATTTCTATGCGCAGAGATTTGGACTCCGTGATCGCAACAGTGAATAGAATGCCGACATCTGAAGGTGATTTCAAACAAGTTGTGTTTGATGCTCCAGATCAGAACAAGTTTTTTGCAGGTAGGGCAAGCGAAATAAAAAGCCTTGAAAGATGCCTTCCATTGGATAAAAGCAAGCAAGTTAGAATGGCAGCCATCTGTGGTCTTGGAGGATGTGGAAAGACTACATTGGCAATTCAGTTTGCGTGGAAATATAAAAACGAATACGAGGGAGGTGTTTTTTGGATTTCCATGGAGGAtgacaaaaagtttgaaaattccGTAAGTGACCTAGCTTTGAGCTTGGGgatttatgcaaattcgttTGACGTGACCCTTTGCAAGGTTCTAACGTGGATCTCTAAACAGGAAAAGATCTGGCTGTTGGTTCTTGATGATGTCGACCAATTTAACCTCTCTGAAGGAATGCATAAGGTCTTTTTTGGTCGATGGAAGAGGAAGGCAAGTGGCAATATCCTTTTAACAACAAGGCGTGAACCAAAGGAGGTCAGCGCCTCTCTAACTCTGGAACCGTCTTGTTGTCTTCAAGTTTCTCCCTTCCCAGAGGACGACGCTAAGAGTTTTCTTGTTGCACGAAGTGGCATCAATAATGCAGCAGAAGAGGAGGCTGCTTTAAATGAGCTAGTTCGCGAGCTTGGATCTTTGCCTCTCGCTCTGGAGCAAGCTGGTGCGCATATTAAAGCTCTTGAATGCTCCGTTAGTAGTTACCTTGAAGAATACAAAAGTCAGCGATTGAATTTGCTGAGGCAACAGATGGCAAAAGCGCCTTGCGAATACGAATCTCAAGCTCGGCGGGCAGTGCACACCACATGGCTTTTAAACTTTGAGTACGTAAAAAGGTCATTATATGGAGACGTTGCATCCCGTTTTGTGCAAGCTGCTGCATTTCTAGCACCAAATGAAATTCAAGAAGAATTAATCAACGGTCAACTGCTATCAACAGACGGTCAATCTGTACAAAGCTGCAACCTTCCCCTTATGAAAAAACACGTCATAGGGACCTTGACAAAATTTTCACTTTTTCGTAGAAAAAGGTCCAGTACTCTTTGGTTGCACCATTTGGTCCAGGAGGTCATTCGCAGCAGACTGACCATTGAAGAGACCTCTTCCTCACTGATAAGAGCGGTGAAAATTGTTCATCAAGCTTTCCGCAACTGCCCCTCACCGGACAGAATCCTTAAAGATGTCGGAACAAGTGTGCTAGAGCAACCGTCTGCGCATGTCGGCAATCCTTCCCTTTTTTACTTGTGGTCCAAGTTAACGACTCATTCTTCTGAGCTACAGTATCACCTGAAGTCGTTTTTGGATAAGAATGGCATTGGCCGCGAAGACAAAGCAGTCGTTTTAAGTCAAGAGGCATCTCGAGTTGTGTATGAAAATGCAATTCATTTAAGCGTCCATGGCCATCAAGAGGACGCAAAAGAATCCGAAAGATTCGCAATACAAATTTTGGGCTCGTGTCCAAGTGATGATGAAACTTCGAAGGATTTCAAAAATCTGTTTCCCCATACCCTGCCTCTTCCTCAAAAATTACAGAAGACTGTTCTGTACTCTTGCCACCCCCCAACAGAGGATCAGGCGATTATAACAGGAAAAGAAATGAATTCAGACAGTGCTTCCACAGACGATATTCGTTTGCGAGGAAACGACTTGTTCAAAGCTGGACGTTTCAGAGAAGCTGTTGAAGCGTATACAGAGGCTCTCGAAGCTACTAAAGATGCCAAACAACAGGATCCGCGTTTATTTCACAATCGAGCAACCGCGCACCTCAAACTAAGAAATTTTGAAGAATGTCTCCAAGATTCCCAAGAGTACATAAAGCTCATGCCTAATTGCTGGAAGGGGTACTCAAGGAGAGCTTTAGCTTTAACTGGCCTTGGAATGAGGTCTTGGGCTTTGTGCTCCGCTGCTATTGCATATCACCATGACAAAAACAGTTGCTGTCATTATGAAGCGTTTAGAACGGAATTCAAAGATCTTGATTCCAAGTTGGAAGTTGTTGAGTCTTCCGAACAACTCAGGCGTTCTCTAGAGCGAAACAAGGATAAGAAATTTCCAAGGAGAGTGCTTCTTCTTGCAAATACACAGTACGAAATGGGAAACGCTGCAGTCACTGATTGGGCTTTTACGTCAATAATGAACACTACAATGGCCACTCTTGGAGATAAAGCAGACCTATTAATAAATTGCATTCAACTCTCTATAAGCCAAGGTTGTGTTTTCGAAAACATTGAATTTTCAGCAAAATGTAGAATTTTCATTCCACGAGATGGAAACGCAGAGTTCTACAAATGCACATTTCGGAACTCTGTATCAGAGATTCCGGTGATGGCGATTGAAGGCGAGGCGAAGCTCTTTGAGTGCGAGATCAGGAACAGCAAAGGAAGCGGTCTTGGCGTTTGGGGACCTTTTGCATCTGTGGAACTCATTAAATGCCATATCAGTGGAAATGGAAGCATGGATGATCGGTACGCCTATGGGATAAGAGCATTTAACAGGGGACAGTTACTGGTTAACAAATGCCACGTATATGGAAATACAAGGGGGATTTGGCTTGACGAAGGTCCAATAGATGGTGTCCCAGCTAGAGGAGCTACAATAACAGATTCCGAGATTTACGACAACAAATATGAGGGTGTTGTTGTAGGTGGGGTCCCGGGCTCGGCGGTGTCTCCATTCGCTGTTATGCTCAGGAACAAAATTTACCACAATGGAACTTTTGGCTTTCGCGCAACTCTTTGTATTAACGACGTGCTTTTAGAGGGAAACATGGTGTTCGAAAACCTGTGGTGGGGACTTTTTGTGCACAACAATTCTGGTGGTCTCTATAAAAACAACGAGATTTGCAACAACAAAATGGGCGGAGTCATGATCGGAAAACGAAGTCCAGGTAAGCCACCATGTGTGCTGGAAAACAACTATATCCATGACAATTGTGGGCCAGCCTTTCGCGAGGGACTTCGCCCCAACGAAGGTGACTCTTTTCCACCTgaatttaatgtttttttcgAAAAAGCAATACAAGATAGATTGTTCGGCGAAGGTATGTTGACGGATGTGACTCTTCCCAATATGACTTCAGCGGAGATTAAATCCAACCAGTGCCTTAGAAACGACCTTGGCCAGACAAATTTAACAGGAGCTACTGGAAAGATTTactgtcttttttgttttcggAATGATGTTGAATTGAAAACATGCAAATCTTGCATGACGGCAACATACTGTGGGAAGGAATGCCAAAAACAGCACTGGAAGAAGCACAAGTACAGTTGCAAAGCCACAGGTCAAAGGAGCCTCTTGAAAGTTTCTCTGCCTACATATCGTTTTCCTACGGTAATGACTTTTAGATCCTATCCAGGCATAGGACGTTCTGGACCAGATTATGCATCACCTTCACCGAGAGATGGAAGTCGTTTCATTGTGAAAATCCAAACCATAGAACCACCACCCCTTGGAGGCATAGGCTCAGGAATGATCAGCGATGAACAAGACCCGATCAAAGCGACAATGCGGATTTATGATCGTAGCCATTCCGTCTATTTCTGTCTTAGTGGTAAACCCCAGCTCTATCATTTAGTGATGGAGTGCGGGATGATGGGACTCAGTTTGAATTTTACTAAGAAATTGTATGCTTGGGCGGCATTCGAAGACGCCAAAACCCTTCGAATTCTCACTCACGAATTTCCACAAGTTCAAAATTGGTGA